Proteins encoded together in one Cicer arietinum cultivar CDC Frontier isolate Library 1 chromosome 4, Cicar.CDCFrontier_v2.0, whole genome shotgun sequence window:
- the LOC101501587 gene encoding plastid-lipid-associated protein 6, chloroplastic produces MASLNLLPNPSTSLSRSLPFSSSSSPSSSSCFYPRGFVPRRNFHAFTPKGNNHLKPFLVVKSAVDEAPVAEPLPFPFGESISSLKLNLLSAVSGLNRGLAANEEDLEKADAAAKKLEAAGGLVDLGDDLDKLQGRWKLIYSSAFSSRTLGGSRPGPPTGRLLPITLGQVFQRIDILSKDFDNIVELQLGAPWPLPPLEVTATLAHKFELIGSSKIKIIFEKTTVKTTGNFSQLPPFDVPRIPDAFRPSSNKGSSDFEVTYLDADFRVTRGDKGELRVFVIS; encoded by the exons ATGGCTTCCCTCAATCTCCTTCCTAACCCCTCAACTTCTCTCTCTCGCTCCCttccattttcttcttcttcttctccttcttcgTCTTCTTGTTTCTATCCAAGAGGTTTTGTTCCTCGTCGCAATTTCCACGCTTTCACTCCAAAAGGTAACAACCATCTTAAGCCATTCCTCGTTGTCAAATCTGCTGTTGATGAGGCCCCTGTCGCTGAACCTCTTCCATTTCCTTTTGGGGAATCTATCTCCTCCTTGAAGCTCAATCTTCTg AGTGCTGTTTCTGGACTAAATAGAGGTCTCGCTGCAAATGAAGAAGACCTAGAAAAGGCAGATGCTGCTGCTAAGAAACTTGAAGCTGCCGGAGGATTAGTAGACCTTGGAGATGACCTAGACAAATTGCAAGGAAGATGGAAACTGATATATAGCAGCGCATTCTCCTCTCGTACTCTAGGTGGGAGCCGTCCTGGACCTCCCACAGGAAGACTCCTTCCTATAACTCTTGGACAG GTTTTTCAACGAATTGACATCTTAAGCAAAGATTTTGATAATATAGTGGAGCTTCAGTTGGGTGCTCCATGGCCTCTACCACCGCTCGAAGTAACAGCCACATTAGCTCACAAATTTGAACTCATAg GATCTTCAAAGATCAAGATAATATTTGAGAAAACTACTGTGAAGACAACTGGGAATTTTTCACAGTTGCCACCATTTGATGTACCTCGAATTCCAGATGCATTTAGGCCATCGTCTAATAAAGGAAGTAGTGACTTTGAAGTTACATATCTCGATGCGGATTTCCGCGTCACCAGAGGAGATAAAGGCGAGCTAAGGGTCTTTGTGATTTCATAA
- the LOC101501897 gene encoding kinesin-like protein KIN-10A: protein MAPTPSSKQIHSTLLKTPQSKHRLNFNGFKATPFPSPNPNVATNKETPPEHPIEVIARIRDYPDRKDKPLSVLQTSSNTRSIRVRADFGYRDFTLDGVSVSEEEDLDVFYKKFVESRINGVKLGDKCTIMMYGPTGSGKSHTMFGCSKQAGIVYRALRDILGDGDADSDGGGDGSDGDSKGTCIGLRNFVQVTVLEIYNEEIYDLLSTNGGGGGGGFGFGWSKGNSSKVKLEVMGKKAKNATYISGNEAGKISKEIQKVEKRRIVKSTLCNDRSSRSHCMVMLDVPTVGGRLMLVDMAGSENIEQAGQTGFEAKMQTAKINQGNIALKRVVESIANGDSHVPFRDSKLTMLLQDSFEDDKSKILMILCASPDPKEIHKTISTLEYGAKAKCIVRGPHTPIKEEESSSTVILGSRIAAMDEFIMKLQMENKLREKERNEAHKKLMKKEEEIAELRAKVETAPASEEEINLKVNERTRLLRQELEKKLQECQRMTNEFVELERKRMEEKILQQQEEVEILRKRLEEIELQLCHSTSRQESCIEENEVKDVEPSGFMRKLLRVYKSEDDPGMVKSMDLDMDDQEPVVVGGVTCKSGYNVMQDVSSNQPCPITLNGVQEEAYACAPCFGQKACLSTVYEEEGEEEKDYEDKVEDEEVEKEVIEEKRVCIVSQSPKREDHCFKENSDADKENNGSSRLLRIQNIFTLCGNQRELSQFGTPIPTKKRSDETFDLKFSPVKSSEKKDSVLKMSNKENLEHYVVGN from the exons ATGGCTCCCACACCTTCTTCCAAGCAAATCCACTCGACCCTATTAAAAACTCCACAATCAAAGCATCGTCTAAACTTCAATGGCTTCAAAGCAACACCATTTCCATCTCCAAATCCCAATGTTGCCACCAACAAAGAAACCCCTCCAGAACACCCAATTGAAGTAATTGCCAGAATACGTGACTACCCAGATCGAAAAGACAAACCTTTATCGGTTCTTCAGACCAGTTCAAACACTAGATCTATTAGGGTTCGTGCTGATTTTGGGTATAGGGATTTCACCCTTGATGGGGTGTCTGTCTCTGAAGAAGAGGATTTAGATGTGTTCTACAAGAAATTTGTGGAATCAAGGATTAATGGTGTGAAATTGGGGGATAAATGCACCATTATGATGTATGGTCCAACTGGTTCTGGAAAGAGTCACACTATGTTTGGGTGTTCAAAGCAGGCTGGGATTGTGTATAGGGCTTTGAGGGATATTCTTGGAGATGGTGATGCTGATTCTGATGGTGGTGGAGATGGAAGTGATGGTGATTCTAAAGGAACGTGTATTGGGTTGAGAAATTTTGTTCAGGTTACTGTTTTGGAGATTTATAATGAGGAGATTTATGATCTCTTGTCCACCAATGGAGGAGGTGGTGGTGGAGGATTTGGATTTGGTTGGTCTAAGGGAAATTCTTCAAAG GTAAAACTTGAAGTGATGGGGAAAAAAGCCAAGAATGCTACCTATATATCTGGAAATGAAGCTGGGAAGATCTCGAAAGAAATTCAGAAAGTGGAGAAGCGAAGGATCGTTAAAAGCACACTTTGTAATGATAGGAGTTCTAGAAGTCACTGCATG GTAATGCTTGATGTCCCAACGGTGGGAGGGCGGCTAATGCTTGTGGATATGGCAGGATCAGAAAACATTGAACAAGCTGGTCAAACTGGATTTGAGGCTAAAATGCAG ACTGCAAAaattaatcaaggaaatatAGCACTGAAGAGAGTGGTTGAGTCCATTGCAAATGGTGATTCGCATGTGCCTTTCAGGGACAGCAAACTTACCATGCTGCTGCAG gATTCCTTTGAAGATGATAAGTCGAAAATTCTAATGATATTGTGTGCAAGTCCCGATCCTAAAGAGATACACAAGACAATCTCTACACTAGAATATGGAGCCAAAGCAAAATGTATAGTTCGCGGCCCTCATACCCCAATTAAGGAGGAGGAATCTTCTTCTACTGTCATTTTGGGATCAAGAATTGCTGCAATGGATGAATTTATCATGAAGCTACAAATGGAAAACAAGCTCAGAGAGAAAGAGCGAAATGAAGCGCACAAAAAGCTgatgaagaaagaggaagaaattGCCGAGTTAAGAGCGAAAGTGGAAACAGCTCCTGCAAGTGAGGAGGAGATTAACCTAAAGGTAAACGAACGAACCCGCCTTCTGAGACAAGAGTTGGAAAAGAAGCTGCAAGAGTGTCAAAGAATGACTAATGAGTTTGTTGAGTTGGAGAGGAAGAGAATGGAAGAAAAGATATTGCAGCAGCAAGAGGAGGTTGAAATCCTGAGAAAGAGACTGGAAGAAATCGAGCTGCAGCTGTGTCATAGTACTTCAAGGCAAGAAAGCTGTATCGAGGAAAACGAAGTAAAAGACGTGGAGCCAAGTGGATTTATGAGAAAGCTACTCCGCGTTTACAAAAGCGAGGATGATCCTGGAATGGTGAAATCAATGGATTTGGACATGGATGATCAAGAACCTGTTGTTGTCGGCGGAGTTACGTGCAAGAGTGGTTACAATGTTATGCAAGATGTTTCTTCAAATCAACCTTGTCCAATTACTTTAAATGGTGTACAAGAAGAGGCTTATGCTTGTGCACCATGCTTTGGTCAAAAAGCATGTCTAAGCACAGTTTATGAAGAAGAAGGTGAAGAAGAGAAGGACTATGAGGATAAAGTGGAAGATGAGGAAGTTGAGAAAGAAGTGATAGAGGAAAAAAGGGTATGCATTGTTAGCCAAAGTCCAAAGAGAGAGGATcattgttttaaagaaaattctGATGCCGACAAGGAAAATAATGGTTCCTCTAGACTACTGAGAATTCAAAACATATTCACTCTTTGTGGAAACCAAAGGGAACTCTCCCAGTTTGGAACACCAATCCCTACAAAAAAGAGGTCTGATGAAACTTTTGATCTCAAATTCTCTCCTGTGAAGTCAAGTGAGAAGAAGGATTCTGTTTTAAAAATGTCCAACAAGGAGAACCTGGAACACTATGTTGTTGGAAATTAA
- the LOC101504251 gene encoding uncharacterized protein has protein sequence MNQGGASAKMSSTAVKGQMKGLLKGLRYISQIFDEEDDKEIQIGFPTDVKHLAHIGCEDAKANAPSWMTEFTCEDSGNNSDTNSIKGDGKKSHNRRSRQRSSDSQSSTNSPPREEATSKTSRRHHSSESSRKQRQSTEEEDSNKPPTTKSSHRRKSKTTTSEDKDKDKDSSTKKGPRTRRSSKADSLTDVSFTDLGSGPGSSVQ, from the exons ATGAATCAAGGAGGTGCATCTGCAAAAATGTCCTCAACTGCAGTGAAAGGGCAGATGAAAGGCCTCCTTAAAGGACTTAGATACATATCCCAAATATTTG ACGAGGAGGATGACAAGGAGATACAAATTGGATTCCCAACAGATGTAAAGCATTTGGCACATATTGGATGTGAAGATGCCAAGGCAAATGCACCTAGCTGG ATGACAGAGTTC ACGTGTGAAG ATAGTGGTAATAATAGTGATacaaatagtataaaaggagaTGGAAAGAAAAGCCATAATCGAAGGTCAAGGCAACGTTCATCAGATAGCCAATCATCAACGAACTCTCCACCACGAGAGGAAGCCACCTCAAAGACCTCTCGACGACACCACTCTTCAGAATCTTCTCGAAAACAACGTCAATCCACTGAAGAAGAAGATAGCAACAAGCCTCCAACTACCAAATCCTCGCACCGTAGAAAGTCCAAAACGACGACGTCTGAGGACAAGGACAAGGATAAGGACTCTTCCACTAAGAAGGGCCCTAGAACCCGAAGGTCGTCCAAAGCTGATTCCTTAACTGACGTATCTTTCACGGATCTTGGGTCTGGGCCTGGATCTTCCGTCCAGTAG
- the LOC101502224 gene encoding glycolipid transfer protein 1-like, producing MEGTVFAPALEGMKYVKSEQGEILSKPFLDVCKHILPVIEKFGAAMTLVKSDIGGNISRLESKYSSNPTKFNCLYSLVQVEVETKTAKSSSSCTNGLLWLTRAMDFLVALFRNLIEHADWSMSQACTDSYNKTLKKWHGWLASSSFTVAMKLAPDRKKFMEVIQGGGDINADIEQFCITFSPFLEENHKFLARFGLDDMKAS from the exons ATGGAAGGGACTGTTTTTGCTCCTGCATTGGAAGGAATGAAGTATGTGAAGTCTGAACAGGGAGAAATTTTGTCCAAGCCTTTCTTGGATGTCTGCAAGCATATACTTCCTGTTATAG AGAAATTTGGAGCTGCTATGACCCTTGTTAAATCTGACATAGGTGGTAATATATCG AGATTGGAATctaaatattcatcaaatcCAACCAAATTCAACTGCCTGTATAGTTTGGTACAAGTAGAGGTTGAAACTAAAACTGCCAAGTCATCATCCAGTTGTACCAATGGACTTCTTTGGCTTACAAG AGCTATGGATTTCTTGGTGGCACTGTTCCGAAACTTAATTGAGCATGCAGATTGGTCAATGTCACAAGCCTGTACAGATTCCTATAACAAGACTCTAAAGAAGTGGCATGGCTGGCTTGCAAGTTCAAGCTTCACT GTAGCGATGAAGCTTGCTCCAGATAGGAAGAAATTCATGGAGGTGATACAAGGGGGTGGTGATATTAACGCTGACATAGAGCAATTTTGTATTACCTTTTCTCCTTTCCTTGAAGAGAATCACAAGTTTCTG GCTCGATTTGGCTTGGATGATATGAAGGCTTCATGA
- the LOC101502739 gene encoding large ribosomal subunit protein eL14-like: MPFKRYVEIGRVGLVNYGKDYGKLVVIVDVIDQTRALVDAPDMERSPLNFKRLSLTDIKIDIKRVPKKKDLIKAMEAADVKGKWEKSSWGRKLIVRKRRAALNDFDRFKIMLAKIKRAAVVRQELAKLKKTAA, translated from the exons ATG CCTTTCAAGAGGTACGTTGAGATCGGAAGGGTTGGTCTTGTCAACTACGGAAAGGACTATGGAAAGCTCGTTGTCATCGTCGATGTCATCGACCAAACTAGG GCACTTGTTGATGCACCTGATATGGAGAGGTCACCATTGAATTTTAAGAGACTTTCTCTCACTGATATCAAGATTGATATTAAGAGAGTTCCTAAGAAGAAGGATCTCATCAAGGCCATGGAAGCTGCTG ATGTGAAGGGCAAGTGGGAGAAGAGCTCTTGGGGTAGAAAACTGATTGTCAGAAAGAGAAGGGCAGCCCTCAATGATTTTGATAGGTTCAAGATTATGTTGGCAAAGATTAAG AGGGCTGCTGTCGTTAGGCAAGAACTTGCTAAGCTGAAGAAGACTGCAGCTTAA
- the LOC101503050 gene encoding putative protein phosphatase 2C-like protein 44, which yields MRFRNLHLKIKAFRLKRFLLRVIGRKRKLMPAKKPSWMVPITHGYQVVEHHMIIDGFDYSDFDSVVVQREQMDQTELWYFGIFDPLIGDKVTKYMQSHFFAKKLQEAHIWRKSKETMKRAYLGVRAKMREEHRYEEMCIMGSASAMVINGEKLVIANIGDYRAVVCRDGIAHQLTDTYQQSAKRHWSRRIFSGNAVAARHFSSSDFVIRSESIDSDTEFLILASNGIWEVMKNQEAVNLISHIEDPQEAAECLANEALNRMSKGNISCLIIRFDS from the exons ATGAGATTCAGAAATCTTCATCTCAAGATCAAG GCATTTAGGTTGAAAAGGTTTTTACTAAGGGTTATAGGCAGAAAGAGAAAGCTCATGCCTGCAAAGAAACCTTCATGGATGGTACCAATAACACATGGTTATCAAGTGGTGGAACATCATATGATCATAGATGGTTTTGATTACTCTGACTTTGATTCAGTTGTGGTACAAAGAGAGCAAATGGATCAAACAGAATTGTGGTATTTTGGAATCTTTGATCCATTAATTGGAGACAAGGTCACCAAGTACATGCAGTCTCATTTCTTTGCAAAGAAGCTTCAAGAG GCTCACATATGGAGAAAAAGCAAAGAAACGATGAAGAGAGCTTATCTTGGTGTAAGGGCAAAGATGAGAGAAGAACATAGATATGAAGAGATGTGTATAATGGGTTCAGCATCTGCTATGGTAATCAATGGAGAAAAGCTTGTAATAGCTAATATAGGAGATTACAGAGCTGTTGTGTGTAGAGATGGCATAGCTCATCAGTTAACTGACACATACCAACAATCAGCCAAAAGACATTGGTCTCGCAGAATATTTTCAG GAAATGCAGTAGCTGCAAGGCATTTTAGCAGCTCAGATTTTGTCATTAGAAGTGAAAGTATTGATTCTGATACTGAATTTTTGATATTAGCAAGCAATGGCATATGGGAG GTGATGAAGAACCAAGAGGCAGTGAATCTAATAAGTCACATAGAGGATCCACAAGAAGCAGCTGAATGCTTGGCAAATGAAGCATTAAATAGGATGAGCAAAGGCAACATCTCATGCTTAATCATTCGCTTTGACTCCTGA